The sequence ATTATATTGCGCGAATGCACTTTAATGGCGCCAGTAGATCGCCATCGTTGTTGCCCTGAGAGCGGCCGATGTCATTCTTTCAGAGGAAGTAAGTGTAAAATAGTTTATTAATTAATTGCTTATATCGTTTATCACGCTTTGCTGCTCGTGTTTTATGACCTTATTAATAGTGATTTCTTATTATGGCATGAAAACTGCAATATCGCGGTGGACGACATGTGGCAATCATGTGGCGCTTTAAGGCGATAGCTGATTCTGACTCCGGCAAATAAACTTTGCCCTTCCATCCACATTGATAAGGATAACAATATGAAAAAACTGATAAAAGTTTTACCGCTGGCATTCATTCTGGCGGCAGGAAGTACCATGGCGGATATTCCTAAAAATATTAAATTAGGCACCGATCCATCTTATGCCCCTTTTGAATCGAAAAGTGCCAGCGGTGAACTGGTCGGGTTTGATATCGATCTGGCAAAAGAATTATGCAAACGTATCGCGGCCAACTGTACCTTTGTCGAAAGTGACTTTGATGCGTTGATTCCGTCGCTGAAAGCGAAAAAAATCGACGCCATTATCTCTTCGCTCTCCATCACCGAAAAACGCCAGCAGGAAATTTCCTTTACTGAAAAACTGTATGCAGCCAACGCGCGTCTGATTGCCAAGAAAGACGCCGATATTCAACCGACGCAGGCATCCCTGGCCGGCAAACGCGTTGGCGTATTACAGGCCTCCACCCAGGAAGCCTATGCCAATGCTTACTGGCAGCCGAAAGGCATTGAGGTTGTCGCTTACCAGAATCAGGAATTAATCTATTCCGACTTGACGGCCGGCCGTATTGACGCCGCGTTTCAGGATGAGGTGGCGGGCAGCGAAGGTTTTCTGAAGCTGGCTATCGGCAAGGATTATGCGTTTGCCGGCCCGGCGGTAAAAGATGATAAATATTTCGGCGTGGGCACCGGTATGGGGCTGCGTAAAACGGATACCGAGCTGAAGGCCGCGCTGGATAAGGCCTTTGAGGA comes from Brenneria nigrifluens DSM 30175 = ATCC 13028 and encodes:
- a CDS encoding lysine/arginine/ornithine ABC transporter substrate-binding protein, with the translated sequence MKKLIKVLPLAFILAAGSTMADIPKNIKLGTDPSYAPFESKSASGELVGFDIDLAKELCKRIAANCTFVESDFDALIPSLKAKKIDAIISSLSITEKRQQEISFTEKLYAANARLIAKKDADIQPTQASLAGKRVGVLQASTQEAYANAYWQPKGIEVVAYQNQELIYSDLTAGRIDAAFQDEVAGSEGFLKLAIGKDYAFAGPAVKDDKYFGVGTGMGLRKTDTELKAALDKAFEEMRKDGTYDTLAKKYFDFDVYGG